The sequence ATTCCCTGCGTTAACTTAAATTCGGCCATTGCCTTAAGCAGGCCTCCGGTCTCCCGGTCCCGGTTTTCTTTCGTGAATTCATAGCAGACCTGGATCGCACCAATGATCTTCTTTTTGTCTTTGAGAATGAAATCGCATTCCTGGTCCCCGGCAAAGTAAAAAATTTCACTGCCTCTCCTCATGAGATCGATAAAGACAATATTTTCAAGGACTCTCCCTTTATCCGGGGAAAGGGAAAAGCCGCTTATAGCACTGAATGCCGTATCGATGATATAGATCTTGCGGGGAGAATTGAGCTGTTTTTTTACTGAATAATCGAACCGCAGGAGTTCAAAGAACAGGTACGCACCACTGAGATACGAAATATATTCCTTGACCGTGATCGCGTTCATCAGCCCCAGGGTTTTTTTCAGGGAATTGTACGTGAAGGGAAGTGTGACGGTGGAGGCGAGGATTCCCACGAGTTCCCGTACGAGCCGCTGTCTACGGATGGAGTACCGTGCAATAATATCGCGGTAGAGGATGTTGTCATACAGGGTCTGGATATAATCGGGGTCATTGTTTGCGAGGTATTCCGGCATCCCCCCGCTTTCGGTATAGCGACCGAACAACCTGATCAGGTTTACTTTCTCTTCCGGAATGTACAGCGATTCTTTCTTCATCGTTGTCTTCTGGAACCGGAGAAATTCAACAAAGGAGAACGGGTAGACTTCGAAGAGCTTGTATCTGCCGGTAAGCCGGGTGCCGAATTCCCGGCTGAGCAGGGAGGCGTTGGAGCCGGTGAGGATAACTTTTTTGCCGCTGTCCTGGAGCCGCCGGACAAATGTCTCAAACTTTTCCACGTTCTGGACCTCGTCAAAAAAATACGTGCCGGCCGGCCCATACACTTCAATGAGAACCTCATCGAGTATGCTGAAATCTTCCGCACGGAAACTCAGCAGCCGCTCGTCTTCGAAATTGACGTAACAGTAATCCTTCCGGGTCTGCATGATCTGCTTTAAGAGCGTGGACTTCCCGCATCTCCTTATGCCCGCCAGGATGATCACCCGGTCATCGTCAAGTGCTGCGAGAACCTGGTTAAAGAGCGAGCGCTCGACAAAATCCCCCCTCTTTTCGATCTGGATTTTCTGCTGGATCACGAGATGCCGTAACAGCTCTTTCGAGACCATACTAATTACTAATTAGCAGAGATGATAAAAGTTACTCATTGGTAATTAGTGGAAATGGGTTCTTGCTCCCCTGGTATCTTCACGGGGTCCGTCGGTGATCGGGGAAGGCGATCCTGCGTTTGGGGATGTGACCTGTGGGAGATCTGCGACTTTTCAAAATGCGCTTATTTTGGCAAACGGAGGTTGAAATGGGAGAATCGGAAAAACCCGGA comes from Methanomicrobiales archaeon HGW-Methanomicrobiales-1 and encodes:
- a CDS encoding ATPase, which gives rise to MVSKELLRHLVIQQKIQIEKRGDFVERSLFNQVLAALDDDRVIILAGIRRCGKSTLLKQIMQTRKDYCYVNFEDERLLSFRAEDFSILDEVLIEVYGPAGTYFFDEVQNVEKFETFVRRLQDSGKKVILTGSNASLLSREFGTRLTGRYKLFEVYPFSFVEFLRFQKTTMKKESLYIPEEKVNLIRLFGRYTESGGMPEYLANNDPDYIQTLYDNILYRDIIARYSIRRQRLVRELVGILASTVTLPFTYNSLKKTLGLMNAITVKEYISYLSGAYLFFELLRFDYSVKKQLNSPRKIYIIDTAFSAISGFSLSPDKGRVLENIVFIDLMRRGSEIFYFAGDQECDFILKDKKKIIGAIQVCYEFTKENRDRETGGLLKAMAEFKLTQGMILTYDQEDMLESDGKTIIIKPVWKWLLEENILNIPE